The proteins below are encoded in one region of Ricinus communis isolate WT05 ecotype wild-type chromosome 6, ASM1957865v1, whole genome shotgun sequence:
- the LOC8262807 gene encoding uncharacterized protein LOC8262807 isoform X1 has protein sequence MLRLRAYRPSSEKIVKIQLHPTHPWLVTADASDRVSVWNWEHRQVIYELKAGGVDERRLVGAKLEKLAEGESADIKGKPTEAMRGGSVKQVSFYDDDVRFWQLWHNRSAAAEAPSAVNNVSTFTSPAPSTKGRHFLVICCENKAIFLDLVTMRGRDVLKQELDNKSLLCMEFLCRSTAGDGPLVAFGGSDGVIRVLSMITWKLVRRYTGGHKGSISCLMTFMASSGEGLLISGGSDGLLVLWSADHGQDSRELVPKLSLKAHDGGVVAIELSRVIGGAPQLITIGADKTLAIWDTISFKELRRIKPVPKLTCHSVASWCHPRAPNLDILTCVKDSHIWAIEHPTYSALTRPLCELSSLVPPQVLAPNKKLRVYCMVAHSLQPHLVVTGTNIGVIVSEFDPRSLPAVAALPTPSGNREHSAVYVVERELKLLNFQLSNTANLSLGSNGSLSETGKYKGDSSEPLLVKQIKKHISTPVPHDSYSVLSVSSSGKYLAIVWPDIPYFSIYKVSDWSIVDSGSARLLAWDTCRDRFAILESALAPRIPVIPKGVSSRKAKEAAAAAAQAAAAAASAASAASVQVRILLEDGTSNILMRSIGSRSEPVIGLHGGALLGVAYRTSRRVSPIAATAISTIQSMPLSGFGGSGVSSFSTFEDGFSSQRSATEAAPQNFQLYSWETFEPVGGLLPQPEWTAWDQTVEYCAFAYQQYIVISSLRPQYRYLGDVAIPYATGAVWHRRQLFVATPTTIECVFVDAGIAAIDIETRKMKEEMKMKEAQARAIAEHGDLALITVEGPQSASQERIKLRPPMLQVVRLASFQHVPSVPPFLTLPKQTKVDDGDSALPKEIERVNEIAVGGGGVSVAVTRFPAEQKRPVGPLVMVGVRDGVLWLIDRYMSAHALSLNHPGIRCRCLAAYGDAVSAVKWASRLGREHHDDLAQFMLGMGYATEALHLPGISKRLEFDLAMQSNDLKRALQCLLTMSNSRDIGQDGTGLGLTDILNLTAKKENIVEAVQGVVKFAKEFLELIDAADATAQADIAREALKRLAAAGSVKGALQGHELRGLALRLANHGELTRLSSLVNNLISIGLGREAAFSAAVLGDNALMEKAWQDTGMLAESVLHAQAHGRPTLKNLVQAWNKMLQKEVEHSPSTKADAATAFLASLEEPKLTSLAEAGKKPPIEILPPGMPSLSAFITSQKKPTPATQSSQQQPGQPLQIEGPPPANSETITESTPITATETAPENTPQSSAPENAPQSSAPELETASPPLEASEPNGSDDKTPISTSGSNPDLATSGDNIPPTSTDSITSTEIQPQIPNNQGTKISTMMPLGDDFI, from the exons atgcTGCGATTGAGGGCATATAGACCGAGCAGTGAAAAGATAGTGAAGATTCAGTTACATCCAACGCATCCATGGCTAGTAACTGCTGATGCATCAGATCGCGTTTCGGTTTGGAATTGGGAGCATCGCCAG GTAATTTATGAGCTAAAAGCTGGTGGTGTTGATGAGAGGCGTTTGGTTGGTGCTAAATTGGAGAAGCTTGCTGAGGGTGAATCAG CAGACATTAAAGGGAAACCAACCGAAGCAATGAGGGGAGGGAG TGTTAAGCAGGTGAGcttttatgatgatgatgtgcGATTTTGGCAACTTTGGCATAATCGTTCTGCAGCTGCTGAAGCTCCTTCTGCTGTTAATAATGTTTCCACTTTTACTTCTCCTGCCCCATCAACTAAAGGAAGACACTTTCTTGTCATTTGTTGTGAAAATAAAGCTATTTTTTTGGACTTGGTAACAATGCGAGGTCGTGATGTGCTCAAGCAAGAGCTCGACAATAAGTCACTTTTATG TATGGAGTTTCTCTGTCGATCTACTGCTGGTGATGGCCCTTTAGTTGCATTTGGTGGATCAGACGGTGTCATTAGAGTTCTTTCGATGATAACATGGAAG CTTGTACGTAGATATACTGGAGGTCATAAAGGATCGATCTCTTGTTTGATGACTTTCATGGCATCCTCGGGTGAG GGACTCCTTATCTCAGGTGGTAGCGACGGTTTACTTGTACTTTGGAGTGCAGACCATGGTCAAGATTCTCGAGAACTTGTACCCAAACTAAGCTTAAAG GCACATGATGGTGGGGTCGTGGCTATTGAGTTATCCAGAGTGATAGGAGGTGCTCCACAACTTATTACCATTGGTGCAGATAAGACATTAGCTATATGGGATACAATCTCTTTTAAG GAGTTGCGGCGAATTAAACCTGTTCCAAAATTGACTTGTCACAGTGTGGCGTCTTGGTGCCATCCTCGAGCTCCAAACCTTGATATATTAACTTGTGTCAAAGATTCACATATATG GGCTATTGAACACCCCACCTATTCGGCTCTCACAAGGCCATTATGTGAGCTTTCTTCACTTGTCCCTCCTCAAGTTCTTGCACCGAATAAGAAACTTAGG GTTTATTGTATGGTGGCACATTCTTTACAGCCACACCTTGTTGTTACTGGAACCAATATTGGTGTTATCGTTAGCGAATTTGATCCCAGATCTCTTCCAGCTGTAGCTGCTTTACCCACACCATCAGGAAATAGAGAGCATTCTGCTGTCTATGTCGTTGAAAGGGAATTGAAGCTACTAAATTTTCAATTGTCCAACACTGCAAATCTCTCTCTTGGAAGCAATGGCTCCTTATCTGAAACAGGGAAGTACAAGGGAGACTCATCTGAACCATTGCTTGTCAAGCAGATTAAGAAGCATATTAGTACACCTGTTCCGCATGATTCATATTCAGTTCTTTCTGTAAGCAGTTCAGGGAA ATATCTTGCAATTGTGTGGCCTGATATTCCCTATTTCTCTATATACAAGGTTAGTGATTGGTCTATTGTAGATTCAGGCAGTGCAAGGCTTCTGGCCTGGGATACATGTCGTGATAGATTTGCTATATTAGAATCTGCATTAGCTCCTAGAATTCCTGTAATTCCCAAGGGAGTGTCATCGAGGAAAGCAAAAGAAGCAGCAGCAGCTGCAGCACAAGCGGCTGCAGCAGCTGCTAGTGCTGCTTCTGCAGCTAGTGTGCAAGTTCGTATCTTGCTTGAAGATGGTACATCAAATATCCTCATGAGGTCCATAGGAAGCCGTTCTGAGCCG GTCATTGGCTTGCATGGAGGCGCACTGCTAGGTGTGGCCTATAGAACATCCCGGAGGGTTAGCCCTATTGCAGCAACAGCTATATCTACTATTCAATCTATGCCTCTGTCAGGATTCGGAGGTAGTGGTGTTTCTTCCTTTAGTACTTTTGAAGATGGATTTTCTTCTCAGAGATCTGCTACTGAAGCTGCACCACAAAACTTTCAGTTATATAG TTGGGAAACTTTTGAACCTGTGGGTGGTCTACTGCCTCAACCAGAATGGACTGCATGGGATCAAACAGTTGAGTATTGTGCTTTTGCCTATCAGCAGTATATAGTCATATCTTCTTTGCGTCCTCAATACCGATATCTGGGAGATGTTGCAATTCCTTATGCTACTGGTGCTGTTTGGCATCGAAGACAGCTTTTTGTGGCTACCCCAACTACCATTGA GTGTGTTTTTGTAGATGCTGGAATTGCAGCAATTGATATAGAAACGAGAAAAATGAAGGAGGAGATGAAAATGAAAGAGGCACAGGCAAGAGCAATAGCTGAGCATGGAGATTTAGCCCTAATCACAGTAGAAGGTCCCCAAAGTGCTTCACAAGAACGAATAAAATTAAGGCCACCTATGCTACAG GTGGTTCGTTTAGCTTCATTTCAGCATGTTCCTTCTGTACCACCTTTCTTGACACTGCCAAAGCAGACAAAAGTTGATGATGGTGACTCAGCATTACCAAAGGAGATAGAACGGGTTAATGAAATAGCAGttggtggtggaggagtgTCTGTGGCAGTCACTCGTTTTCCAGCAGAGCAGAAACGACCTGTTGGACCTCTAGTAATGGTGGGTGTAAGAGATGGAGTTCTTTGGCTTATAGATAG GTATATGAGTGCGCATGCCTTATCCCTAAATCATCCCGGTATTCGTTGCCGGTGTCTTGCCGCCTATGGAGATGCTGTTAGTGCAGTGAAATG GGCAAGTAGGCTTGGTAGAGAACATCATGATGATTTGGCGCAATTTATGCTAGGGATGGGCTATGCTACTGAAGCCCTTCATTTACCTGGAATATCTAAGAG GTTGGAGTTTGATCTAGCCATGCAGAGCAATGATTTAAAAAGAGCACTTCAGTGCCTTCTTACGATGAGCAACAGCAGGGACATAGGGCAAGATGGCACTGGGCTTGGTTTGACTGACATTCTGAACTTAACggcaaagaaggaaaatatagTTGAAGCTGTTCAAGGAGTGGTGAAGTTTGCAAAGGAGTTTTTGGAGCTCATTGATGCTGCAGATGCCACTGCACAGGCTGACATTGCTCGTGAAGCTCTTAAGAGGTTAGCTGCTGCAGGTTCTGTAAAGGGAGCTTTACAGGGTCATGAGTTAAGAGGACTTGCTTTACGCCTGGCCAATCATGGGGAGTTGACAAGGCTAAGT AGTTTGGTGAACAATTTGATTTCTATTGGCTTGGGACGTGAAGCAGCATTTTCAGCTGCTGTTTTGGGAGATAATGCTCTCATGGAAAAAGCCTGGCAGGACACTGGGATGCTTGCTGAGTCTGTACTTCATGCTCAa GCTCATGGGCGACCAACACTTAAGAACTTGGTTCAGGCATGGAACAAAATGCTACAGAAAGAGGTTGAACACAGTCCATCAACCAAGGCAGATGCTGCAACTGCATTTCTTGCTTCCCTTGAGGAGCCAAAGCTTACAAGTTTAGCAGAAGCAGGGAAAAAGCCACCaattgaaattcttcctcCAGGAATGCCATCGCTTTCTGCCTTTATTACTAGCCAGAAAAAACCCACTCCTGCCACACAAAGTTCACAGCAGCAACCTGGCCAGCCATTGCAAATAGAAGGACCTCCCCCTGCTAATTCTGAAACAATAACTGAATCTACTCCCATCACAGCTACTGAAACGGCACCAGAAAATACACCTCAGAGCTCTGCACCAGAAAATGCACCTCAGAGCTCTGCACCAGAATTAGAAACTGCTTCACCCCCATTGGAAGCAAGTGAACCCAATGGTTCCGATGATAAAACTCCTATCTCAACCTCAGGGAGTAATCCAGATCTAGCCACTTCAGGAGATAATATCCCACCAACATCAACGGATAGTATAACATCAACAGAGATACAACCTCAAATACCAAATAACCAGGGAACAAAAATTTCAACTATGATGCCCTTGGGTGATGATTTCATCTGA
- the LOC8262807 gene encoding uncharacterized protein LOC8262807 isoform X2, whose protein sequence is MLRLRAYRPSSEKIVKIQLHPTHPWLVTADASDRVSVWNWEHRQVIYELKAGGVDERRLVGAKLEKLAEGESDIKGKPTEAMRGGSVKQVSFYDDDVRFWQLWHNRSAAAEAPSAVNNVSTFTSPAPSTKGRHFLVICCENKAIFLDLVTMRGRDVLKQELDNKSLLCMEFLCRSTAGDGPLVAFGGSDGVIRVLSMITWKLVRRYTGGHKGSISCLMTFMASSGEGLLISGGSDGLLVLWSADHGQDSRELVPKLSLKAHDGGVVAIELSRVIGGAPQLITIGADKTLAIWDTISFKELRRIKPVPKLTCHSVASWCHPRAPNLDILTCVKDSHIWAIEHPTYSALTRPLCELSSLVPPQVLAPNKKLRVYCMVAHSLQPHLVVTGTNIGVIVSEFDPRSLPAVAALPTPSGNREHSAVYVVERELKLLNFQLSNTANLSLGSNGSLSETGKYKGDSSEPLLVKQIKKHISTPVPHDSYSVLSVSSSGKYLAIVWPDIPYFSIYKVSDWSIVDSGSARLLAWDTCRDRFAILESALAPRIPVIPKGVSSRKAKEAAAAAAQAAAAAASAASAASVQVRILLEDGTSNILMRSIGSRSEPVIGLHGGALLGVAYRTSRRVSPIAATAISTIQSMPLSGFGGSGVSSFSTFEDGFSSQRSATEAAPQNFQLYSWETFEPVGGLLPQPEWTAWDQTVEYCAFAYQQYIVISSLRPQYRYLGDVAIPYATGAVWHRRQLFVATPTTIECVFVDAGIAAIDIETRKMKEEMKMKEAQARAIAEHGDLALITVEGPQSASQERIKLRPPMLQVVRLASFQHVPSVPPFLTLPKQTKVDDGDSALPKEIERVNEIAVGGGGVSVAVTRFPAEQKRPVGPLVMVGVRDGVLWLIDRYMSAHALSLNHPGIRCRCLAAYGDAVSAVKWASRLGREHHDDLAQFMLGMGYATEALHLPGISKRLEFDLAMQSNDLKRALQCLLTMSNSRDIGQDGTGLGLTDILNLTAKKENIVEAVQGVVKFAKEFLELIDAADATAQADIAREALKRLAAAGSVKGALQGHELRGLALRLANHGELTRLSSLVNNLISIGLGREAAFSAAVLGDNALMEKAWQDTGMLAESVLHAQAHGRPTLKNLVQAWNKMLQKEVEHSPSTKADAATAFLASLEEPKLTSLAEAGKKPPIEILPPGMPSLSAFITSQKKPTPATQSSQQQPGQPLQIEGPPPANSETITESTPITATETAPENTPQSSAPENAPQSSAPELETASPPLEASEPNGSDDKTPISTSGSNPDLATSGDNIPPTSTDSITSTEIQPQIPNNQGTKISTMMPLGDDFI, encoded by the exons atgcTGCGATTGAGGGCATATAGACCGAGCAGTGAAAAGATAGTGAAGATTCAGTTACATCCAACGCATCCATGGCTAGTAACTGCTGATGCATCAGATCGCGTTTCGGTTTGGAATTGGGAGCATCGCCAG GTAATTTATGAGCTAAAAGCTGGTGGTGTTGATGAGAGGCGTTTGGTTGGTGCTAAATTGGAGAAGCTTGCTGAGGGTGAATCAG ACATTAAAGGGAAACCAACCGAAGCAATGAGGGGAGGGAG TGTTAAGCAGGTGAGcttttatgatgatgatgtgcGATTTTGGCAACTTTGGCATAATCGTTCTGCAGCTGCTGAAGCTCCTTCTGCTGTTAATAATGTTTCCACTTTTACTTCTCCTGCCCCATCAACTAAAGGAAGACACTTTCTTGTCATTTGTTGTGAAAATAAAGCTATTTTTTTGGACTTGGTAACAATGCGAGGTCGTGATGTGCTCAAGCAAGAGCTCGACAATAAGTCACTTTTATG TATGGAGTTTCTCTGTCGATCTACTGCTGGTGATGGCCCTTTAGTTGCATTTGGTGGATCAGACGGTGTCATTAGAGTTCTTTCGATGATAACATGGAAG CTTGTACGTAGATATACTGGAGGTCATAAAGGATCGATCTCTTGTTTGATGACTTTCATGGCATCCTCGGGTGAG GGACTCCTTATCTCAGGTGGTAGCGACGGTTTACTTGTACTTTGGAGTGCAGACCATGGTCAAGATTCTCGAGAACTTGTACCCAAACTAAGCTTAAAG GCACATGATGGTGGGGTCGTGGCTATTGAGTTATCCAGAGTGATAGGAGGTGCTCCACAACTTATTACCATTGGTGCAGATAAGACATTAGCTATATGGGATACAATCTCTTTTAAG GAGTTGCGGCGAATTAAACCTGTTCCAAAATTGACTTGTCACAGTGTGGCGTCTTGGTGCCATCCTCGAGCTCCAAACCTTGATATATTAACTTGTGTCAAAGATTCACATATATG GGCTATTGAACACCCCACCTATTCGGCTCTCACAAGGCCATTATGTGAGCTTTCTTCACTTGTCCCTCCTCAAGTTCTTGCACCGAATAAGAAACTTAGG GTTTATTGTATGGTGGCACATTCTTTACAGCCACACCTTGTTGTTACTGGAACCAATATTGGTGTTATCGTTAGCGAATTTGATCCCAGATCTCTTCCAGCTGTAGCTGCTTTACCCACACCATCAGGAAATAGAGAGCATTCTGCTGTCTATGTCGTTGAAAGGGAATTGAAGCTACTAAATTTTCAATTGTCCAACACTGCAAATCTCTCTCTTGGAAGCAATGGCTCCTTATCTGAAACAGGGAAGTACAAGGGAGACTCATCTGAACCATTGCTTGTCAAGCAGATTAAGAAGCATATTAGTACACCTGTTCCGCATGATTCATATTCAGTTCTTTCTGTAAGCAGTTCAGGGAA ATATCTTGCAATTGTGTGGCCTGATATTCCCTATTTCTCTATATACAAGGTTAGTGATTGGTCTATTGTAGATTCAGGCAGTGCAAGGCTTCTGGCCTGGGATACATGTCGTGATAGATTTGCTATATTAGAATCTGCATTAGCTCCTAGAATTCCTGTAATTCCCAAGGGAGTGTCATCGAGGAAAGCAAAAGAAGCAGCAGCAGCTGCAGCACAAGCGGCTGCAGCAGCTGCTAGTGCTGCTTCTGCAGCTAGTGTGCAAGTTCGTATCTTGCTTGAAGATGGTACATCAAATATCCTCATGAGGTCCATAGGAAGCCGTTCTGAGCCG GTCATTGGCTTGCATGGAGGCGCACTGCTAGGTGTGGCCTATAGAACATCCCGGAGGGTTAGCCCTATTGCAGCAACAGCTATATCTACTATTCAATCTATGCCTCTGTCAGGATTCGGAGGTAGTGGTGTTTCTTCCTTTAGTACTTTTGAAGATGGATTTTCTTCTCAGAGATCTGCTACTGAAGCTGCACCACAAAACTTTCAGTTATATAG TTGGGAAACTTTTGAACCTGTGGGTGGTCTACTGCCTCAACCAGAATGGACTGCATGGGATCAAACAGTTGAGTATTGTGCTTTTGCCTATCAGCAGTATATAGTCATATCTTCTTTGCGTCCTCAATACCGATATCTGGGAGATGTTGCAATTCCTTATGCTACTGGTGCTGTTTGGCATCGAAGACAGCTTTTTGTGGCTACCCCAACTACCATTGA GTGTGTTTTTGTAGATGCTGGAATTGCAGCAATTGATATAGAAACGAGAAAAATGAAGGAGGAGATGAAAATGAAAGAGGCACAGGCAAGAGCAATAGCTGAGCATGGAGATTTAGCCCTAATCACAGTAGAAGGTCCCCAAAGTGCTTCACAAGAACGAATAAAATTAAGGCCACCTATGCTACAG GTGGTTCGTTTAGCTTCATTTCAGCATGTTCCTTCTGTACCACCTTTCTTGACACTGCCAAAGCAGACAAAAGTTGATGATGGTGACTCAGCATTACCAAAGGAGATAGAACGGGTTAATGAAATAGCAGttggtggtggaggagtgTCTGTGGCAGTCACTCGTTTTCCAGCAGAGCAGAAACGACCTGTTGGACCTCTAGTAATGGTGGGTGTAAGAGATGGAGTTCTTTGGCTTATAGATAG GTATATGAGTGCGCATGCCTTATCCCTAAATCATCCCGGTATTCGTTGCCGGTGTCTTGCCGCCTATGGAGATGCTGTTAGTGCAGTGAAATG GGCAAGTAGGCTTGGTAGAGAACATCATGATGATTTGGCGCAATTTATGCTAGGGATGGGCTATGCTACTGAAGCCCTTCATTTACCTGGAATATCTAAGAG GTTGGAGTTTGATCTAGCCATGCAGAGCAATGATTTAAAAAGAGCACTTCAGTGCCTTCTTACGATGAGCAACAGCAGGGACATAGGGCAAGATGGCACTGGGCTTGGTTTGACTGACATTCTGAACTTAACggcaaagaaggaaaatatagTTGAAGCTGTTCAAGGAGTGGTGAAGTTTGCAAAGGAGTTTTTGGAGCTCATTGATGCTGCAGATGCCACTGCACAGGCTGACATTGCTCGTGAAGCTCTTAAGAGGTTAGCTGCTGCAGGTTCTGTAAAGGGAGCTTTACAGGGTCATGAGTTAAGAGGACTTGCTTTACGCCTGGCCAATCATGGGGAGTTGACAAGGCTAAGT AGTTTGGTGAACAATTTGATTTCTATTGGCTTGGGACGTGAAGCAGCATTTTCAGCTGCTGTTTTGGGAGATAATGCTCTCATGGAAAAAGCCTGGCAGGACACTGGGATGCTTGCTGAGTCTGTACTTCATGCTCAa GCTCATGGGCGACCAACACTTAAGAACTTGGTTCAGGCATGGAACAAAATGCTACAGAAAGAGGTTGAACACAGTCCATCAACCAAGGCAGATGCTGCAACTGCATTTCTTGCTTCCCTTGAGGAGCCAAAGCTTACAAGTTTAGCAGAAGCAGGGAAAAAGCCACCaattgaaattcttcctcCAGGAATGCCATCGCTTTCTGCCTTTATTACTAGCCAGAAAAAACCCACTCCTGCCACACAAAGTTCACAGCAGCAACCTGGCCAGCCATTGCAAATAGAAGGACCTCCCCCTGCTAATTCTGAAACAATAACTGAATCTACTCCCATCACAGCTACTGAAACGGCACCAGAAAATACACCTCAGAGCTCTGCACCAGAAAATGCACCTCAGAGCTCTGCACCAGAATTAGAAACTGCTTCACCCCCATTGGAAGCAAGTGAACCCAATGGTTCCGATGATAAAACTCCTATCTCAACCTCAGGGAGTAATCCAGATCTAGCCACTTCAGGAGATAATATCCCACCAACATCAACGGATAGTATAACATCAACAGAGATACAACCTCAAATACCAAATAACCAGGGAACAAAAATTTCAACTATGATGCCCTTGGGTGATGATTTCATCTGA